Below is a window of Epinephelus fuscoguttatus linkage group LG12, E.fuscoguttatus.final_Chr_v1 DNA.
agatatttcagtgttttaatgtcAATTGTGATTTTTTCATTTCCAGCAGGAAACACTGTCATCAGTCTTTTCGTGGTGTTACAATAAGGTGCATGCTTTGAATATCTGCTGGAACAATATGTGAAGTGAGCTGTATTCAGTTGTTATTAAATGGAAACTCACATGGGCATCAACACGTCACACACGTCCCAGATTATTAGGCATGAAACAATTGACCCCTGGTGGCAAAGTCAGTGAAGTACATTTTGCTCTCACAGGTAATAAAGTTCATACTGAACTTTGTGATTTTGTCTGTGGGCTACAAATTGTAGTGAAGTGAATTGATAAGGTTGTTGCATTTCAGTGTGCTGCCATAGCAACGGAGGCCAGCAGCTGACAGCTAAAACTCACTCACTAAACttttaaaggttttattttttaatgtttaagttATTGTTCAGTGTGTATATGTGAGAATATTTTTGGGCTGATTATCAATTGGATCTTGAAACatattctatatatatatatatatatatatatatatatatatatatattacgaATGACTTTGTAAAACAGATGTGTGGTGCAATGGGGAGCATGCAGTTTGTTGGCTGATGGCAGTCTGTACATGCACTGGAGGTACTGAGGTGTGGGATTGTGATAGCCATAGCTCTGTATGTAAAGCATGTAGGAACTGTAtgtataactttttttttgtacattttaacggCAGGTACTGCATTCTtaggccacttgggggcagcaaaaGCCAGACTGTATCCACAACAGAAACAATGGATTATAGCAATGAAGACTTGGTACATCAGTCATGCTGTTGGATTGCCTTTTACCAGCATGCTGTACCAGCTGCATTTGTAACTCTtgggtgtgtttgttgtccGATCGCTGTGCTGTGTAGCTGTCAGAGGCCATGACTTTGTTTTATGCAACCTAATGTGCATCATCATGGAGTTTGCATagtggggattttttttctaatgtagACTTTAATTGGCCAGCTGAGATATTCTAGGTTTTTGCATGCATACCCTTATCAcaatggcccaccagcagatggagacatgaaatacaatacttttcagtgtattgtatgtgatattcattcattgtgcaaattaagaaaaagcatgttggctgattctgatttttcattttgaagCTGATATTGGTCGATACCGATGACATGCCGATATGATCTTGCATCCCTAATTTGCACTGATAGCTGTATAATTAGACCACATCCCTCTCTGACTGGACAAAGAACTTTAACCTCTCAACACTAATTCACTTTGTTTTATGAGTGCCAAGTGTcaagttacatttttaaaaagagggTGGCAAATTATAACATATTTCAATCTTAACACACTACCAAAAATTACTCACACGATTTGTTGGAACTTTATCCAAATGCTACTATAGGCTGACAGCCTTTGTCTCATACAACAGAGTACCTCTTGCTTGAATTAATGATTATTTGCCTTATTTTGATCACATGTAGGCTACAAATGTGAATGGTGGAGTTAGTAAGTAGAGggcattatttatttttgtcagtggagccTGGTGCCTTTGGTGAGACCATAAGTGAGGAACTAAAGACAGTAGTATCCTCCCTGTtgaaaatcactgtctgacagtgaagcatacacttaaactgatactgatttttctAGTTGGGActtttttaaggtggctaaatCATGTGTTGTTGCTGACCCCCATGCAGCAGTAGATTGCGTAGCTTCCATGTccgactccagcctgcttctccaaagtggGGGCATGCCGACTAAcacctactgtatgtaatacactgactttggatatgtaccccatacaaccccacttcaaaaaaaatccaaactatccctttaatccaAATTGTATGTCTGATGTATCAGAACCACATCAGATGTTACTGCTCATGCTTGTTAACTGGCTGCAGCTGTTTTTTCCTTCATATGTTACAAGGAAGCACCTGGGGCTTCAAGCACAAAGAACCGTTACTGTGTCATGCATGCTTTAACTAACAGATGCACCAACACTCAATTCAGGACACTTCCACCTGGAGAAAACTGTTTTGACGGGTGAAATCCCACAGACAATCTTCAAATCAACATGCCCTATATCTAAATGTGGGTTTGTGCATCAACATacaaacagctgtctgcttCTTAGACACACTAACTACAGCTAATGCAGTTTAATACAAGTGTTGCAGCCTTCATAAAAGCCATGTTCAGTTCACACATGCCAGCtatactgtttttgttgttgttgttattttttatttaaccagaaaaacctcttgagattaaaaTTCTCCTTTTCAAAGGTGGTTTTCTTTAAATCTGACAAGTTTGGAAGTTGTGTTTTCTCTAAAAATcgccaaaattacaccatttatcacagccagaaactgtataATCAAAATTAatgttggattttcaaatttcttaCAGTCCTGGAACCCATTATGTTGGATGAACGCTTCccacagaaaaaacacataTCCAAATCTAAGcgtaaaatagtgatatttcctAAAAATCGCCTTCTTATTGAAGTAATTTTAGAGGTGTCGATTAAACTTCAGTCATTTTGGAGGCTGTCGTGTGTGGTGCCTGGGATAGACAAAGTATAACTGCACCACAGCCTCTGAAATGACTATCAACACCACAGTTTCAAACTGGTAGCATTTATTGCTGCATCATACTGAATCGATTTTAGCTATGCTCATTTAATAAACTGGACAATTATTGGTCTATAGTTTGACTCAGGGTTGGAAAATTTCTCCAGCCCCTCAGCtcaatgctggtaaaatatgcaagcaGCTGCTGGATTTGCTGATCTCACCAGCCTGAAAACAATTCTAATTTATtaagtggctggtagattttgaaATCTGCCATGCACAGAGGCTAGAGGACAAACAAGTGAGTTTCCAACTCTGGTTTTATTAAAATTTCTACTCTGTGGCTATGCTTTTATGTAAGCAGAATGAGAACTGCAGTGTTAAATGTGAACCCAGAGCCCATCTTGCAAAGTTGCACAGTCATGCTACAGAGAGCCAGTTGGACAGCGACCTGCAGGCTGAGTTGCAGGTTCTGGTGCAAGAACCCACAGTGCATGATCTTATACTCATACTCTACACATATCTCCCTGCCCTACATTGTTTAAACACGTTTTAACTGTGTAGCCATCAATCATACCACTGCTAATTTATCAGCAAGTCATTTTAACCATGTGAGTTGTGCTCAAATGTTCGTGTTTTACCGCTCTATTTCTGTTAGGTTCTTTACTTTTGCCACAGCAGCCAAATTTCTCTGCTGGGAACATGGGTAACTAAGTATTTTAACCAGCAGGTCCAATAACCCTGTAAAGGCCTACTGAATGAGTCACACTGGTTTAAAGACACCTTTGTGTTACCTTATGAACTTTAAACCTCATATTTGAAGAGCGAGAGAGCTGTGGCCTACCCAGATCTGCTGAACACTGAAGGGTTAGCTTGATTCATTAGTTTACCGACTAATAACTAGCAAGACTTAATACACATAGCTAGCAAGTACCGTTAGCTCAAGCTAACGTCAGCCTACAAGAGATGGTGCTGACCACTTTTACAAAAACAAGcgtttattaaataaaaatgcaaaaaatgaaacaagacaGCAACAACAGGGAACGCTGCTCTTTCAATGAGAGTTGGGTGGCCCTTAGAAGGGCCTTTGGGGTAAAAGTTATTAGCCAGCAAGCTAATACTCCTGAGACTGAGAGGAGGCCTTCTTTCCCGCCTTGCCGGAGCTCGGTGCAGACTGGCCGGTCTTCTTGGGCAGCAGCACGGCCTGGATGTTGGGCAGGACGCCGCCCTGGGCGATGGTCACTCCGCCGAGCAGTTTGTTCAGCTCCTCATCGTTGCGGACAGCCAGCTGCAGGTGGCGGGGGATGATACGGGTCTTCTTGTTATCTCTGGCGGCGTTGCCGGCCAACTCCAGGATCTCAGCGGTGAGGTACTCCAGCACGGCGGCCAGGTACACGGGAGCTCCGGCGCCCACTCTCTCAGCGTAGTTACCCTTGCGGAGGAGACGGTGGACACGGCCCACAGGGAACTGGAGACCGGCACGGGAGCTGCGGGTCTTGGCCTTGGCGCGGGCCTTTCCGGTTTTTCCTCTTCCAGACATTATCGGTTGAAGATCTCGTCCACTTCTGAAACTCGTAAAGCTGGTAGTTAGCAAACGATGTGAACCAGAGAGCCGCACAACCTGGATATAAACCCCCGGCTTTGTCCCGCCCTAGAACGTGATTGGCTGTTGAATGGAAATCGTCAcctgtgattggctgtgagAGGTCAAAGGGGACGGGAAGTCACTGACTATTGGTGTATCTGCCTCTGGCTTCAAACCAACCAAGATTGGTcctgaaaaagaaacacaggCGATTGGCTGCTGCGTTTCCGGCTTGTTGTGGTTGGGTCTTGTGTTaagaggcagacagagaaaaCCAATCGAGTATCTTCCCTCCAGCTTCAAGTTTTTGGCGGTATTTTAAATTATTCAGTGAAAGTAAAGCACATTTTAAGCAGAATTCCATAACACTAGTGTTATAATATAAGATAACTtaaacattttatatatttccTAGTGAAAAAGCTGaaactgggttttttttagttCAGAAATAGAAGCTGCTTTTGGTttggtctctgctgctgctctagaTTAAAGGGATTAAAGGGATGCATCCTGTTTGTATGCTCTGGTCTGTGTATATCATGATGCAGTGAGATTCTTTATTAAATGTCAGCCCCTTATTCctgttttcctgtttcttttCATGGGCATTTTCTTATTTACAAAGCTTTTCTTGGCCTACATCCagcatatttatgtgtgtacacatgggtgcagatcccgggggggatGGGGGCtatatgcccccccccccaaattctgaaaaacacaaattgtcccccccagttctaaatagcttaaatgattgaaattgaacaaatgtatacagtattcctatatactgggagaaagggaagatgatgaggaaaaatgggaatccgtgagaggcgagagatgagaacgtgagtggacataacatgcctgagaccctgaaactagaagtagcattaactaacagcgaagcagtgaaaaggagggtgatggctggttccatgtactaccggctgtttaagagaaataaacagtaaag
It encodes the following:
- the LOC125897927 gene encoding histone H2AX, which gives rise to MSGRGKTGKARAKAKTRSSRAGLQFPVGRVHRLLRKGNYAERVGAGAPVYLAAVLEYLTAEILELAGNAARDNKKTRIIPRHLQLAVRNDEELNKLLGGVTIAQGGVLPNIQAVLLPKKTGQSAPSSGKAGKKASSQSQEY